In one Candidatus Nitronereus thalassa genomic region, the following are encoded:
- the xth gene encoding exodeoxyribonuclease III: MKIATFNVNSVRKRLPTVTRWLKTHAPDVLCLQETKVQDSEFPVAALESSGYVATFRGMKGYNGVAVLTKSAPDFVSEGLDKGPNGDGPRLLHVVVQGVVIVNTYIPQGFKIDHPKYQYKLQWFSRLRRYFSRHFDPHQPIIWCGDMNVAPLPMDVHHPEKHLTHVCYHQEARDAYHKTLNWGFEDVFRRLYPDTPQYTFWDYRQPDALKANRGWRIDHILATTPLAQKCTAVEVDVQPRKGKMPSDHTVLWAKFAI, from the coding sequence ATGAAAATAGCTACCTTTAATGTGAACTCAGTGAGGAAACGATTGCCAACGGTCACGCGTTGGTTAAAAACCCATGCTCCCGATGTGTTGTGTTTACAGGAAACCAAGGTCCAAGATTCCGAATTCCCCGTGGCTGCCCTCGAATCCTCCGGATATGTGGCCACATTTCGTGGAATGAAAGGGTACAACGGAGTGGCAGTGCTGACCAAATCCGCACCGGATTTTGTCTCGGAGGGGTTGGATAAAGGTCCCAATGGCGACGGGCCGCGACTGCTTCATGTTGTTGTCCAAGGGGTCGTGATTGTGAACACGTACATTCCTCAGGGGTTTAAAATCGATCATCCTAAATATCAATACAAACTTCAGTGGTTTAGCCGGTTGCGTCGATATTTTTCACGGCACTTCGACCCTCACCAGCCTATCATATGGTGTGGAGATATGAATGTGGCCCCTTTGCCTATGGATGTCCACCATCCTGAAAAACATCTCACGCATGTTTGTTATCATCAGGAGGCACGCGATGCCTATCACAAGACGTTAAATTGGGGATTTGAGGATGTGTTTCGCCGTCTGTATCCAGACACGCCTCAATACACGTTTTGGGATTATCGCCAGCCTGATGCCCTAAAGGCCAATCGTGGTTGGAGAATCGACCATATTCTGGCCACAACACCCCTGGCTCAAAAATGTACAGCTGTCGAAGTCGATGTCCAGCCAAGGAAAGGCAAGATGCCCTCAGATCACACGGTTCTTTGGGCGAAGTTTGCCATTTAG
- a CDS encoding DegQ family serine endoprotease translates to MKPFPESISMPIWFRGLLACFLLAVTVQCSETPQDTPQISSSTIPTVLPTSTQDPMPTAQPVGVPFPANETFIRVSKAAMASVVNISSTRKKEETSQRSPSPFFDDPLFRRFFGEEFEHRFRQQEPRRQEQGLGSGVIVSQDGYIITNNHVVEQADELMVLLGDKRKFPAKLIGTDPKTDLAVIKIAEKGLPTLQWGDSRNLQVGELVLAVGNPFGLNQTVTMGIISAIGRANMGIVDYEDFIQTDAAINPGNSGGALVNLQGHLIGINTAIFSRTGGYMGIGFAIPSNMVKNIMNNLVNHGKVIRGWLGVSIQELNPELAEQFGSPDTAGALVGDVIKGSPADGAGVQRGDIIRKYDGRAVKDPTHLRSLVAETTPGARASVTVLRNNATKELLVSIEELPKNLTANRKPAEDPMKSHVLSGIRVEPLPPDRDSNEEGVMISHVQPDSAANRAGLRRGDIILEMNRSPIHNVDDFYEISDHLEAQAPVLVLLKRGNGTIYLSIKPNP, encoded by the coding sequence ATGAAACCATTTCCTGAAAGTATTTCAATGCCCATCTGGTTTAGAGGTTTGTTGGCCTGTTTCCTATTGGCCGTAACCGTACAATGCTCTGAAACTCCTCAGGATACGCCGCAAATTTCCAGCTCTACCATCCCGACTGTTCTGCCAACCTCAACTCAAGATCCTATGCCCACGGCCCAACCGGTGGGTGTTCCGTTTCCAGCGAACGAAACCTTTATCCGCGTATCCAAAGCCGCCATGGCCTCCGTGGTGAATATATCCTCAACCCGAAAAAAAGAAGAAACCAGCCAACGCAGTCCCTCCCCATTTTTTGATGATCCTTTATTTCGGCGATTCTTTGGTGAAGAATTTGAACATCGATTTCGACAGCAGGAACCCAGAAGACAGGAACAGGGTTTAGGTTCCGGGGTCATCGTTTCTCAGGACGGCTATATCATCACCAACAATCACGTCGTAGAACAAGCCGATGAATTAATGGTCCTACTCGGAGACAAACGAAAATTTCCAGCGAAGCTCATTGGAACCGATCCCAAGACTGACCTCGCGGTCATCAAAATAGCGGAAAAGGGGCTGCCCACCTTGCAATGGGGAGACTCCCGCAATCTTCAAGTGGGCGAACTTGTCTTGGCCGTGGGTAATCCCTTTGGTCTCAACCAGACGGTCACCATGGGAATTATCAGCGCCATTGGCCGCGCGAATATGGGAATTGTGGACTACGAAGATTTTATTCAAACCGATGCCGCGATCAATCCGGGAAATTCCGGAGGGGCACTCGTCAATCTTCAAGGCCACTTAATCGGAATAAATACCGCGATCTTTTCTCGAACCGGTGGGTATATGGGGATCGGCTTTGCGATTCCGAGCAATATGGTCAAGAACATCATGAATAATCTTGTCAACCATGGAAAGGTGATTCGCGGATGGCTCGGGGTTTCCATTCAAGAACTGAATCCCGAGCTGGCGGAACAATTTGGGTCACCAGATACCGCTGGGGCTTTGGTCGGAGATGTGATTAAAGGAAGTCCGGCGGACGGGGCCGGGGTTCAACGGGGGGACATCATTCGAAAGTACGATGGCCGAGCCGTCAAAGACCCCACCCATCTCCGTTCTCTGGTTGCCGAAACAACACCCGGCGCCCGCGCCTCTGTGACAGTTCTCAGAAATAACGCGACCAAGGAACTTTTGGTATCCATTGAAGAATTACCCAAAAACCTTACCGCTAATCGCAAACCCGCCGAAGATCCGATGAAATCCCATGTGTTGTCCGGGATCAGGGTGGAACCCCTGCCACCTGATCGGGACTCCAACGAGGAAGGGGTTATGATTAGCCATGTCCAACCGGATAGCGCAGCCAATCGCGCCGGACTTCGGCGAGGCGATATTATCTTGGAAATGAATCGAAGCCCAATTCACAATGTTGATGATTTTTACGAAATCTCCGATCACCTTGAAGCTCAAGCCCCAGTGCTCGTCTTGCTGAAGCGCGGCAATGGCACCATCTATTTATCGATAAAACCCAATCCATAA
- a CDS encoding anhydro-N-acetylmuramic acid kinase, whose amino-acid sequence MKCLGLMSGTSADGVDCAIVEITPTKKRPKITLLSSQTRPYPPSLRKQVLLAPTHGKVAELCHLNAAVGEVFAQTALQTIKQANLTPKDIRLIGSHGQTVYHQPNPIRESKVGLVRSTLQIGDPAIIAERTGITTVADFRTRDMAAGGEGAPLAPYVHHLLFQSKRQSRLVVNLGGIGNVTFLSAKGGLEDVRAFDTGPCNMLLDGLVLKWTSGKHQMDRNGRLGRRGQCHDSLLKTLLSHPYLEKRPPKSTGREEFGDSYIKGVLRQAKAKRLSLEDILATCCAFVARTILDACEVFHGNVEEVICGGGGVKNFALMEALRKELEPRVVGTMDQLGVDSKAFEALAFAVMAYQTIQGIPANVPSVSGARHAVVLGAVVPGKTKISIRL is encoded by the coding sequence ATGAAATGTTTGGGGTTAATGTCAGGCACCTCGGCCGATGGTGTTGACTGTGCCATCGTCGAAATCACTCCAACAAAGAAACGACCGAAGATCACCCTGCTTTCCTCACAAACTAGACCCTATCCTCCTAGCTTAAGAAAGCAAGTGCTATTAGCTCCGACTCATGGCAAGGTGGCCGAGTTGTGTCATTTGAATGCGGCAGTTGGAGAAGTGTTTGCCCAGACGGCCCTGCAGACGATTAAGCAGGCAAACCTCACACCTAAGGATATACGGTTGATCGGTTCCCATGGACAAACCGTGTACCATCAACCTAATCCCATTCGGGAGTCCAAGGTTGGATTGGTTCGGTCGACCCTTCAAATTGGTGATCCTGCCATTATCGCGGAACGAACCGGCATTACAACCGTCGCCGATTTTAGAACCCGCGATATGGCGGCCGGAGGTGAAGGGGCACCCTTGGCCCCTTATGTCCATCACCTCTTGTTCCAGTCAAAGCGTCAGTCACGTTTGGTCGTGAATTTGGGGGGGATTGGCAATGTGACTTTTCTGTCGGCCAAGGGCGGTCTTGAGGATGTTCGAGCCTTTGATACGGGTCCATGCAATATGTTGTTGGATGGATTAGTTCTAAAATGGACATCTGGAAAACATCAGATGGATCGAAACGGTCGCTTGGGGCGAAGAGGTCAGTGTCATGACTCGCTCCTCAAAACTTTATTGTCCCATCCCTACCTTGAAAAACGTCCTCCCAAATCAACTGGTCGTGAGGAGTTTGGTGACTCATATATTAAAGGTGTTTTGCGGCAAGCAAAAGCTAAACGTTTATCGTTGGAAGATATCCTAGCGACCTGTTGCGCATTTGTGGCCAGAACCATTCTCGACGCCTGTGAGGTCTTTCACGGAAATGTCGAGGAGGTCATCTGTGGCGGCGGGGGAGTGAAAAATTTTGCCCTTATGGAGGCGCTGAGAAAGGAATTGGAGCCCCGTGTGGTAGGGACCATGGATCAACTCGGGGTTGACAGTAAGGCCTTTGAGGCCTTGGCCTTTGCGGTGATGGCTTATCAAACCATTCAGGGCATTCCTGCGAATGTCCCGTCTGTCAGCGGCGCTCGACATGCCGTCGTGTTGGGAGCGGTGGTTCCTGGGAAAACAAAAATATCCATTCGTCTCTAG
- a CDS encoding DUF2726 domain-containing protein, whose amino-acid sequence MAASESLRALSIESLPLLSQVLMLGLTIVTFVLVYYLLQPWWSRRRETQGGNETTGPGAMTARARPLFSQSEMEFFNLLHLVSRDILLVFAKIPMRTLVQVNAEDEDARREFVKSIRALTADFVLVHPGTMRPNKIIMFGVENESGHLSSLTSLMKGLCQEAEIDFIRVEANKNYSAAELTELLGLREDD is encoded by the coding sequence GTGGCTGCCTCTGAATCCCTTCGAGCCTTATCGATTGAGTCACTCCCGCTTTTGTCTCAAGTTCTCATGTTGGGATTGACCATTGTAACATTCGTTCTTGTTTATTATCTGCTACAGCCATGGTGGAGTCGGCGGCGTGAGACGCAAGGAGGGAATGAGACCACAGGGCCAGGCGCGATGACCGCCAGGGCACGGCCTCTTTTCTCCCAATCAGAAATGGAATTCTTTAACCTGCTCCATTTAGTATCCCGTGATATTTTGTTGGTCTTTGCCAAAATACCCATGCGGACGTTGGTGCAGGTGAATGCGGAGGATGAAGATGCCCGTCGAGAGTTTGTCAAATCTATCCGGGCACTCACCGCGGATTTCGTGTTGGTTCATCCCGGCACGATGCGTCCGAATAAAATCATAATGTTTGGCGTAGAAAATGAGAGCGGTCATTTGTCATCCTTGACCAGCTTAATGAAAGGGCTTTGTCAGGAAGCAGAGATTGATTTCATTCGAGTGGAGGCGAACAAAAATTACAGTGCCGCGGAATTAACGGAGCTCCTTGGATTGAGAGAAGACGATTAA
- a CDS encoding pyruvoyl-dependent arginine decarboxylase, whose product MVPTHMFLTRGVGVHREKLASFEEALRSAGVAYCNLVCVSSILPPNCKIIPRKRGEELLNPGEITYCVMARCETNEHNRLVSSSIGVAIPEGRHKAYGYLSEHHAYGETDEEAGEYTEDLAAQMLATTLGIKFDPDVAWKEREQVFKMGGKIVRTQNITQSAIGKSNLWTTVVALAVFIPLENIPNPDRSPRKKK is encoded by the coding sequence GTGGTTCCTACTCACATGTTTCTGACCCGTGGGGTCGGTGTCCATCGAGAAAAACTTGCTTCCTTCGAGGAAGCCCTACGCAGTGCTGGTGTGGCATATTGTAATCTCGTCTGCGTCTCCTCGATATTGCCCCCCAACTGTAAAATTATTCCTCGAAAACGAGGGGAAGAGCTCTTGAATCCCGGAGAAATTACATATTGCGTCATGGCCCGATGCGAAACCAATGAACACAACCGGTTAGTCTCTTCCTCCATTGGCGTCGCCATTCCCGAAGGCCGACACAAAGCCTACGGCTATCTTTCAGAACATCATGCCTATGGCGAAACCGACGAAGAAGCTGGAGAATATACAGAAGATCTCGCCGCGCAAATGTTGGCCACGACCCTCGGCATAAAATTCGATCCCGATGTGGCGTGGAAGGAACGGGAACAAGTCTTTAAAATGGGCGGGAAGATTGTGCGCACCCAGAATATCACGCAGTCAGCCATCGGCAAATCAAATTTGTGGACTACCGTGGTAGCCTTGGCGGTCTTCATCCCTCTCGAAAACATTCCGAACCCAGACCGGTCCCCAAGGAAGAAAAAGTAA
- the rpiA gene encoding ribose-5-phosphate isomerase RpiA yields the protein MTPNQEDGKRAAGEAALQYVQDGALVGLGTGSTVKYFLLALGEKVKSGFRIQGIPTSQDTARLANELNIPLLPYESNWELDVAVDGADQVDPQFQLIKGGGGALLREKIVAAAARQFIVIVDEAKWVPVLGMPMPVPVEVIPFGWPNAQRQIRALGWPSHLRKKNNAVFKTDEGNVILDVEIDRIEDAGTVEAQLNGIPGVVENGLFVNRTSLVVIGGTQGVQIKKCPTF from the coding sequence GTGACTCCAAACCAAGAAGATGGAAAACGGGCCGCCGGAGAAGCGGCTCTCCAATATGTCCAAGATGGCGCGCTCGTTGGCCTTGGCACGGGTTCCACGGTGAAATATTTCCTGTTGGCACTCGGAGAAAAGGTCAAATCTGGGTTTCGTATTCAAGGAATTCCCACGTCTCAAGATACCGCTCGCCTCGCGAATGAATTGAACATTCCCCTGCTGCCCTATGAAAGCAATTGGGAACTCGATGTGGCGGTGGACGGCGCCGATCAAGTCGACCCTCAATTTCAACTGATCAAAGGCGGTGGAGGCGCCTTATTACGCGAAAAAATCGTTGCGGCGGCCGCACGTCAATTCATCGTCATTGTGGACGAAGCCAAATGGGTTCCCGTATTGGGGATGCCCATGCCAGTCCCGGTTGAAGTCATCCCGTTTGGGTGGCCAAATGCCCAACGCCAAATTCGTGCGTTAGGATGGCCCTCCCATCTCAGAAAGAAAAACAACGCGGTCTTCAAAACGGATGAGGGAAATGTAATTTTAGATGTGGAAATCGATCGGATTGAAGATGCCGGCACGGTAGAAGCCCAGCTCAATGGAATTCCCGGAGTGGTGGAGAATGGATTGTTTGTCAATCGAACTTCCCTGGTCGTTATCGGTGGCACCCAAGGGGTGCAAATCAAAAAATGTCCAACCTTCTAG
- a CDS encoding GNAT family N-acetyltransferase, which produces MITYSDGKQFDSSLLLPLFEQSTWASGRTLEDTRDLVQHTHLFLTAWDEGRLVGCGRVLTDYIYRASIWDVIVDREYQGRDIGTGIIHRILSHSTLQRVELFWLCTRDKQRFYETLGFSAKEQIGMVWDRKKQPSPKF; this is translated from the coding sequence ATGATCACCTACTCCGACGGAAAACAATTCGATAGTTCTCTTCTTTTGCCCCTGTTTGAGCAGTCTACCTGGGCCAGTGGCCGAACTCTAGAAGATACTCGGGATCTCGTCCAGCATACCCATTTGTTTCTTACGGCTTGGGATGAGGGGAGGCTTGTGGGATGTGGACGGGTGCTGACGGATTATATCTATCGAGCCTCTATCTGGGATGTTATTGTGGATAGAGAGTACCAAGGCCGGGATATTGGAACAGGGATTATCCATCGGATTTTATCGCATTCAACACTGCAGCGGGTGGAATTGTTTTGGCTGTGCACTCGTGATAAACAGCGGTTCTATGAAACTCTCGGTTTTAGTGCCAAAGAGCAAATTGGGATGGTATGGGACCGAAAGAAACAACCATCTCCAAAATTCTGA
- the glk gene encoding glucokinase: MILAGDIGGTKTYLALYQWKQDRVDSVREEKFYNADFESFEEILSEFLNPPEEPIDSDEFEDDPDSEQASGLPDEPIEAACFGVAGPITDNRCRATNLPWVIDGNALASHLRIPKVQLLNDVEAMAHGILVLRPDETELVNGQATPTGTKVLIAPGTGLGESILYWDGDRYHPMASEGGHASFAPTSDLEIDLLRYIRTNFLHVSVERVLSGEGLYLIYQFLRDTKKNEPTWFAEQLPTGNPPALISEAALKGKPEICVQAMELFVAILGSEAGNLALKALSRGGIYLGGGIVPRIVPLLKDKRFTQSFIAKGRFKRLLEALPVHVILNDQAGLLGSASVAAQLARAS; this comes from the coding sequence ATGATTCTGGCAGGAGACATTGGCGGAACAAAAACGTATCTTGCCCTCTATCAATGGAAGCAGGACCGCGTCGATTCCGTCCGTGAAGAAAAATTTTATAATGCCGATTTCGAATCCTTTGAGGAAATCCTCAGTGAATTCCTCAATCCTCCTGAAGAACCCATAGATTCGGATGAGTTCGAGGATGATCCTGATTCAGAACAGGCCTCTGGCCTCCCCGATGAACCCATTGAAGCTGCCTGTTTTGGCGTCGCTGGGCCTATTACCGACAATCGTTGCCGCGCAACGAATTTACCCTGGGTCATTGATGGGAACGCCCTCGCCTCGCACCTGAGAATTCCGAAGGTTCAACTGCTGAATGATGTAGAAGCCATGGCTCATGGCATTCTCGTCCTCAGACCCGACGAGACGGAACTGGTCAATGGCCAAGCCACGCCAACCGGAACCAAAGTGCTAATTGCTCCTGGCACCGGATTGGGGGAAAGTATTCTGTATTGGGATGGAGACCGTTATCATCCAATGGCCTCCGAAGGAGGCCATGCCAGTTTCGCTCCAACTAGCGATTTAGAAATCGATTTATTGCGCTATATTCGCACGAATTTCCTCCATGTCAGCGTCGAGCGAGTCCTTTCTGGAGAGGGACTGTATTTGATTTATCAGTTTCTTCGCGACACAAAAAAAAATGAACCCACTTGGTTTGCAGAACAGCTTCCCACCGGGAACCCACCAGCTCTAATTTCAGAAGCCGCATTGAAGGGAAAGCCAGAAATTTGCGTTCAAGCAATGGAGCTCTTCGTGGCTATCCTGGGAAGCGAAGCTGGCAATTTGGCCTTGAAGGCTCTCTCCCGCGGTGGGATCTATTTGGGAGGGGGAATTGTTCCACGCATTGTGCCCTTGTTAAAAGACAAACGGTTTACTCAATCCTTCATTGCGAAAGGGCGGTTTAAACGGTTACTGGAAGCCCTTCCGGTCCATGTTATTCTCAATGATCAAGCAGGCCTACTTGGGTCCGCTTCGGTTGCCGCGCAACTGGCCCGCGCATCGTAA
- a CDS encoding aldehyde dehydrogenase family protein, protein MKPLPGPGFLIGTEWREISTRQSVLNPYTGSLVAEVCQAQAQDIEDAIQLSVSAFSTLSELPSHARATALSTIAQQLTSRLKEFAHVMSLESGKPITDARREVQRAIQTFTIASEEAKRLPGETIPMDISPGMEPYLGILRRVSIGPVLGITPFNFPLNLVAHKVAPCLAVGNPILLKPAPQTPFTALLLGEIICGLGLPPGTFSVLPCENDLAESMVRDPRIQALSFTGSASVGWRLKEKAGKKRVALELGGNAAVIIEPDANLSLAAQRCATGGFSYAGQTCISVQRIYLHQDIYDPFLKLLLDQIRALPCGDPLQESTVVGPLINQQTAIRVESWIQEAIKQGAECLLGGTRQNAIVAPTVLANVSPTMKVSCEEIFGPVVTVSRYQDFSEVLRRVNDSPYGLQAGIYTQDINRIFQAYRELEVGAVLANEIPTWRADHMPYGGVKDSGLGREGVRYAMQELTEPKLLVLSLPQ, encoded by the coding sequence GTGAAACCACTACCAGGACCAGGTTTTCTAATTGGCACAGAATGGCGTGAGATATCGACTCGCCAATCCGTTCTCAATCCTTACACAGGTAGTCTCGTGGCTGAAGTCTGTCAGGCTCAAGCGCAGGACATTGAAGACGCCATTCAATTGAGTGTTTCCGCATTTTCAACTCTTTCCGAGCTGCCTTCTCATGCGCGAGCCACAGCTCTTTCCACCATCGCGCAACAACTGACCTCTCGCCTCAAAGAATTCGCCCATGTCATGAGCTTGGAATCCGGGAAGCCCATCACTGATGCCAGACGGGAGGTCCAGCGAGCCATTCAGACATTCACTATCGCCAGTGAAGAGGCCAAGCGCCTTCCTGGCGAAACCATTCCGATGGATATAAGCCCCGGCATGGAACCTTACCTGGGTATACTCCGACGAGTATCGATTGGACCCGTTCTCGGCATTACGCCCTTTAATTTTCCTTTGAACTTGGTCGCCCACAAAGTCGCCCCTTGCTTGGCCGTGGGAAATCCCATTCTTCTGAAACCTGCCCCGCAAACCCCATTCACGGCATTACTGTTGGGAGAAATTATTTGCGGTCTGGGACTCCCTCCCGGAACGTTTAGTGTCTTGCCTTGTGAAAACGACCTTGCCGAATCCATGGTGCGTGACCCACGAATCCAAGCACTCAGCTTTACTGGAAGCGCTTCCGTAGGATGGCGCCTCAAAGAGAAGGCTGGGAAAAAACGAGTGGCTCTGGAATTAGGCGGGAATGCCGCCGTCATTATTGAACCTGATGCCAACCTCTCACTGGCGGCTCAGCGTTGCGCGACTGGTGGATTTTCCTACGCGGGCCAGACCTGCATTTCGGTGCAACGGATATATCTTCACCAGGATATCTATGATCCCTTCCTTAAACTTCTCTTGGATCAGATCCGCGCCTTGCCCTGTGGCGACCCTCTTCAAGAATCTACGGTCGTAGGTCCCCTTATCAATCAACAAACGGCCATCCGGGTGGAATCTTGGATTCAAGAGGCGATCAAACAAGGGGCGGAATGTCTGCTCGGCGGAACTCGACAGAATGCCATTGTGGCCCCGACGGTTTTGGCCAATGTCAGTCCCACCATGAAAGTATCTTGCGAGGAAATCTTTGGTCCCGTGGTCACGGTGTCTCGATACCAGGACTTTTCTGAGGTCCTTCGCCGGGTAAACGATTCCCCCTATGGACTTCAAGCTGGCATTTATACTCAAGATATCAATCGTATCTTTCAAGCCTATCGCGAACTCGAAGTTGGCGCGGTTTTGGCGAATGAAATCCCTACCTGGCGTGCCGATCATATGCCCTATGGCGGAGTGAAAGACTCCGGATTAGGCCGAGAGGGTGTTCGATATGCCATGCAAGAACTCACCGAACCCAAACTCTTGGTGTTAAGTTTGCCTCAATAA
- a CDS encoding DsbA family protein, with product MLPNRSLHMLVIVAIIFLTVLPASSQEDTFLLRKDDRVRGNQQAPVTLLEYSDFTCGYCEKFFEETWPLLFSEYIQTGKLRLIYRDFPRSTSGPSIDTAMAARCAGEQGQYWSMHDQLFSSNRKFSSEQIQQQAEDLRLNVRQFSECVQAERYMDSIYRDRMEGGSIGVRGTPHFILFLTHNPKEGPFLVIPGAFPFDVFQENIEKLLAQAKTQKRSDPL from the coding sequence ATGCTTCCCAATCGTTCCCTCCACATGCTTGTCATAGTAGCTATCATTTTCCTGACTGTCCTTCCGGCAAGTAGTCAGGAAGACACCTTTTTGCTTCGCAAAGATGATCGCGTCCGAGGTAATCAACAGGCCCCCGTGACCCTCTTGGAATATTCCGATTTCACTTGCGGATATTGTGAGAAGTTTTTTGAGGAAACCTGGCCATTGCTGTTTTCGGAGTACATCCAAACAGGCAAACTCCGGCTGATTTATCGAGATTTCCCGAGATCCACCAGCGGCCCGAGCATCGATACAGCCATGGCTGCCCGTTGTGCGGGAGAGCAGGGGCAATATTGGTCCATGCATGATCAATTATTTTCCAGTAATCGAAAATTTTCCTCAGAGCAAATTCAGCAGCAAGCTGAAGATTTGCGGCTCAACGTCCGACAATTCAGTGAATGCGTTCAGGCCGAACGATATATGGATTCCATTTATCGGGACCGAATGGAAGGAGGCAGCATCGGAGTTCGTGGGACGCCGCATTTTATTTTGTTTCTCACCCATAACCCGAAGGAGGGGCCTTTCTTAGTAATTCCAGGGGCATTTCCATTTGATGTCTTTCAAGAAAACATTGAAAAACTCTTGGCCCAGGCTAAAACCCAGAAAAGGTCAGACCCTTTATAA
- a CDS encoding BolA family protein gives MITNKVLTEYILRVMPDAKVSVTDRTGTMDHLNVRVQSDAFKDKNLLDRHRLIYQALDEPMKDGRIHALELQAETIDGL, from the coding sequence ATGATCACCAACAAAGTCCTTACAGAATACATCCTTCGCGTCATGCCCGATGCTAAAGTCTCTGTCACCGATCGTACGGGGACGATGGACCATCTGAATGTCCGAGTTCAATCGGATGCGTTTAAGGATAAAAATTTACTCGACCGTCATCGCCTGATTTATCAGGCCTTAGATGAACCCATGAAAGATGGGCGTATTCATGCGCTCGAACTACAGGCTGAAACCATTGATGGATTATAG
- a CDS encoding deoxyhypusine synthase family protein: MRSFHDGAKDGLEALEALDPSTIKSFSDLLLAMKKTAFGGRRLGEAFDILKAMIHDPDCFVVLTLSGAMTIAKMGKIICTMIDRGMVQAVISTGALIAHGMSEAVGQTHYKYQPSMNDVDLFNKGYNRVYDTLEMELNLNHVEQVARKTLNRLDPAQPLSSELLTRELGKTLADEFEGPGILKSAFLKKVPVYIPAFTDSELGLDVSIWAMSKHRQTGANPSEEGANGQELWNSLQKNLPAFNSFLDLNSYTSQLLGAKRLGIFTIGGGVPRNWAQQIPPYIEILNLRLDTHINPPRFQYGVRICPEPDYWGGLSGCTYQEGMSWGKFVPPAEGGRFAEVLSDATVVWPLLLMGLLDEDGSKAKATL, from the coding sequence ATGAGATCGTTTCATGATGGAGCTAAAGACGGACTCGAAGCGCTGGAAGCGTTAGATCCGTCAACGATTAAATCCTTCTCCGATCTATTACTTGCCATGAAAAAAACCGCCTTCGGCGGACGTCGGCTTGGTGAAGCCTTCGATATTCTCAAGGCCATGATCCACGATCCAGATTGCTTTGTGGTCCTGACCCTGTCCGGGGCCATGACCATTGCCAAAATGGGGAAAATCATTTGTACCATGATCGATCGGGGAATGGTTCAAGCCGTGATTTCTACTGGTGCCCTCATTGCACATGGCATGAGCGAGGCGGTAGGGCAAACCCATTATAAATATCAACCGTCCATGAACGACGTCGATTTGTTTAACAAAGGGTACAACCGCGTCTATGACACCTTGGAGATGGAATTAAACCTGAATCATGTCGAACAGGTGGCGAGGAAAACCTTAAACCGTCTCGATCCCGCACAGCCACTTTCCTCCGAATTACTCACGCGTGAACTGGGCAAAACTCTGGCGGATGAATTTGAAGGGCCAGGCATTCTCAAGAGTGCCTTCCTTAAAAAGGTCCCGGTGTATATTCCGGCGTTTACCGACTCCGAACTGGGACTAGATGTGTCCATTTGGGCTATGAGTAAACATCGCCAAACAGGAGCTAACCCATCAGAAGAAGGGGCCAATGGTCAAGAACTCTGGAATTCTTTGCAGAAAAATCTTCCAGCCTTTAATTCTTTCTTGGACCTGAATAGCTACACCTCCCAATTACTGGGAGCCAAACGGCTTGGTATTTTCACCATTGGCGGGGGTGTGCCACGAAACTGGGCGCAACAGATTCCCCCGTATATTGAAATTCTTAACTTACGGCTTGATACCCACATTAATCCCCCACGATTTCAATACGGAGTCCGGATCTGCCCCGAACCGGATTATTGGGGAGGATTGAGCGGGTGTACCTACCAGGAAGGTATGTCTTGGGGAAAATTCGTGCCCCCTGCAGAAGGAGGTCGTTTTGCTGAAGTGCTGAGTGACGCCACCGTGGTTTGGCCATTATTGCTTATGGGCTTGTTGGATGAGGACGGTTCAAAGGCCAAGGCCACATTGTGA